A single Carassius carassius chromosome 3, fCarCar2.1, whole genome shotgun sequence DNA region contains:
- the LOC132127014 gene encoding zinc finger protein 821-like isoform X1 yields MSRRKQTNPFKVNWPFHTTGLSGPQHTFEMDAREDFTEDGECHSNNSQEPEEQDSTSDDGDSDFDKDDSSNASADDSMTSNKSHGHTLHDDVKEENEEGTYQGSSFACPLCSLEFNSPDELIAHVYQHTAEGGSKSYICPVCGRALSSPGSLGRHLLIHSEERLSNCAVCGARFTDTNNFNREKLKEFLDTSSIEINSEGEACAMSDSLPRSTMTNPNTNPGPGLTSLPDGLLSSAHPIPSLSDSLSPQNTGLPPLPDLMNPMPVYPAGVLLVCNSCVAYQQLVDAQSPTMRKWAIRRKNEPTEVRMQRLERERTAKKTKRACETPDEREIRRLRDREAKRMQRMQETDEQRARRLQRDREAMRLKRANETPEKRQARLIREREAKRLKRRLEKIDPSLRNQIEHDPAAMAALTADMSLFQFSFPMSVPSMDNGLFMKLP; encoded by the exons ATGTCCAGACGCAAACAGACCAACCCTTTCAAAGTGAATT GGCCTTTTCACACGACTGGGTTGTCCGGCCCGCAGCACACTTTTGAGATGGATGCTAGAGAGGACTTCACTGAGGACGGGGAATGCCATAGCAACAACTCACAGGAACCTGAAGAGCAAGACAGCACAAGTG ACGACGGTGATAGTGATTTTGATAAAGACGACTCCTCAAATGCCTCTGCTGATGACAGCATGACGAGTAATAAGAGCCACGGCCACACACTACACGATGACGTCAAGGAG GAGAACGAGGAGGGGACATACCAGGGGAGCAGTTTTGCATGTCCTCTTTGTTCCCTGGAGTTCAATAGCCCAGATGAGCTCATCGCACACGTCTACCAG CACACAGCTGAGGGTGGCAGTAAGAGTTATATCTGTCCTGTTTGTGGAAGAGCTCTTAGTTCTCCAGGCTCTCTTGGTCGTCATCTTCTCATCCATTCAGAGGAACGACTGTCCAACTGTGCCGTATGTGGGGCTCGCTTCACAGACACCAACAACTTCAACAG GGAAAAGTTGAAGGAGTTCCTCGACACAAGCAGTATAGAGATCAACAGTGAGGGTGAGGCCTGTGCCATGTCCGACTCTTTACCCAGAAGCACTATGACTAAcccaaacacaaatcctggtccTGGACTGACCTCATTACCAGATGGTCTTCTCTCTTCTGCACATCCTATTCCCTCACTCTCCGACAGCCTCAGTCCTCAAAATACAGGACTTCCACCTCTTCCAGACCTTATGAACCCTATGCCCGTGTACCCAGCTGGGGTTTTGTTGGTTTGTAACAGCTGTGTAGCCTACCAGCAGCTTGTGGATGCCCAGTCGCCGACCATGCGGAAATGGGCAATCCGTAGGAAGAACGAACCCACAGAGGTGCGGATGCAGCGGCTTGAACGGGAGCGAACGGCCAAGAAAACCAAGCGAGCATGTGAGACACCAGATGAGCGGGAGATACGCCGCTTACGAGACCGTGAGGCAAAGCGTATGCAAAGGATGCAGGAGACGGATGAACAGCGGGCACGTCGTCTGCAGCGAGACCGGGAGGCCATGCGACTCAAGCGGGCCAATGAGACGCCCGAGAAGAGGCAGGCAAGACTAATCCGTGAGAGGGAGGCTAAGAGGCTAAAACGACGCTTGGAGAAGATCGACCCATCGCTGAGAAACCAGATCGAGCATGACCCTGCTGCGATGGCTGCACTCACTGCTGATATGAGTCTATTCCAGTTTTCCTTTCCCATGTCCGTCCCTTCCATGGACAATGGACTGTTTATGAAGCTTCCCTAA
- the LOC132127014 gene encoding zinc finger protein 821-like isoform X2: MDAREDFTEDGECHSNNSQEPEEQDSTSDDGDSDFDKDDSSNASADDSMTSNKSHGHTLHDDVKEENEEGTYQGSSFACPLCSLEFNSPDELIAHVYQHTAEGGSKSYICPVCGRALSSPGSLGRHLLIHSEERLSNCAVCGARFTDTNNFNREKLKEFLDTSSIEINSEGEACAMSDSLPRSTMTNPNTNPGPGLTSLPDGLLSSAHPIPSLSDSLSPQNTGLPPLPDLMNPMPVYPAGVLLVCNSCVAYQQLVDAQSPTMRKWAIRRKNEPTEVRMQRLERERTAKKTKRACETPDEREIRRLRDREAKRMQRMQETDEQRARRLQRDREAMRLKRANETPEKRQARLIREREAKRLKRRLEKIDPSLRNQIEHDPAAMAALTADMSLFQFSFPMSVPSMDNGLFMKLP, from the exons ATGGATGCTAGAGAGGACTTCACTGAGGACGGGGAATGCCATAGCAACAACTCACAGGAACCTGAAGAGCAAGACAGCACAAGTG ACGACGGTGATAGTGATTTTGATAAAGACGACTCCTCAAATGCCTCTGCTGATGACAGCATGACGAGTAATAAGAGCCACGGCCACACACTACACGATGACGTCAAGGAG GAGAACGAGGAGGGGACATACCAGGGGAGCAGTTTTGCATGTCCTCTTTGTTCCCTGGAGTTCAATAGCCCAGATGAGCTCATCGCACACGTCTACCAG CACACAGCTGAGGGTGGCAGTAAGAGTTATATCTGTCCTGTTTGTGGAAGAGCTCTTAGTTCTCCAGGCTCTCTTGGTCGTCATCTTCTCATCCATTCAGAGGAACGACTGTCCAACTGTGCCGTATGTGGGGCTCGCTTCACAGACACCAACAACTTCAACAG GGAAAAGTTGAAGGAGTTCCTCGACACAAGCAGTATAGAGATCAACAGTGAGGGTGAGGCCTGTGCCATGTCCGACTCTTTACCCAGAAGCACTATGACTAAcccaaacacaaatcctggtccTGGACTGACCTCATTACCAGATGGTCTTCTCTCTTCTGCACATCCTATTCCCTCACTCTCCGACAGCCTCAGTCCTCAAAATACAGGACTTCCACCTCTTCCAGACCTTATGAACCCTATGCCCGTGTACCCAGCTGGGGTTTTGTTGGTTTGTAACAGCTGTGTAGCCTACCAGCAGCTTGTGGATGCCCAGTCGCCGACCATGCGGAAATGGGCAATCCGTAGGAAGAACGAACCCACAGAGGTGCGGATGCAGCGGCTTGAACGGGAGCGAACGGCCAAGAAAACCAAGCGAGCATGTGAGACACCAGATGAGCGGGAGATACGCCGCTTACGAGACCGTGAGGCAAAGCGTATGCAAAGGATGCAGGAGACGGATGAACAGCGGGCACGTCGTCTGCAGCGAGACCGGGAGGCCATGCGACTCAAGCGGGCCAATGAGACGCCCGAGAAGAGGCAGGCAAGACTAATCCGTGAGAGGGAGGCTAAGAGGCTAAAACGACGCTTGGAGAAGATCGACCCATCGCTGAGAAACCAGATCGAGCATGACCCTGCTGCGATGGCTGCACTCACTGCTGATATGAGTCTATTCCAGTTTTCCTTTCCCATGTCCGTCCCTTCCATGGACAATGGACTGTTTATGAAGCTTCCCTAA
- the LOC132126928 gene encoding ataxin-1-like encodes MKPVHERNQECLPPKKRDLPVNNNNSNTSTNNSNSSSVSSSFGSAGGGGGEEAPSSQSSGVSGEGSGEWVRAQPSMQYGVECAEGLVGLPVDQYSMLYKVALPAGTYSPTNLHPVLSHISPAYTVPSPVLQHTSIPYPPLCYTHIPHSSLQEFPLYGYAMPPGFIPSPLMPPQSAISQPHSVSHLVPYPSVIQEGVGSSQQQVSTHAYTKMGVPLVQTATQAQLGTVGMLPAGELSPRALYYNPTIRGVQPQRDLHSSSMEQEREVNGGDREHGGRESHQDIVYLARTAQLRQATAPEPQQDKSLKSRMPEGRMSPGQRSTPDTDLEVQQVVGRLASPIHGMSRKDVPLNLSQSSQRGRETQGEVRTPYASNPAESRAHQQQIVQQGHAVILANGQPVLVPLDYHHHQQQQQQHFQSNDVASAAIAASPAAYTKAMDAGACLPERPVVDLPPQQGQQPSLQPPGTFSQAPLLAPSGPSHFMKGAIIQLATGELKRVEDLQTQDFVRSAEASGGLKIDSSMVVDIHASQQRPGLVALHFNVGEQQSKVTIDVPPEHPFFVFGQGWSSCSPEQTAQLYGLTCHHLQVGDVCVSVTMHQQAAPQQKPPHQVQARTPTKVNSTSGAPPQPMGPPAPQHPPRPQSQLKMERIHRERDRDKEEPMQVGGSRHVDMLPKPNRTSAEHNRSQSNYYLHTEGHAPPGTGAGASSVGASQRRWSAPGFQRYSFKNEDGGSLPSAATSGSSRLSFIPQEVKLSIEGRSNAGK; translated from the exons ATGAAGCCAGTCCACGAGCGCAACCAGGAGTGCCTCCCTCCCAAGAAGCGTGACCTCcctgttaacaacaacaacagcaacacctCTACCAACAACAGTAACAGCAGTAGCGTCAGCAGCAGCTTTGGGagtgcaggaggaggaggaggtgaggAAGCCCCGTCTTCACAAAGCTCTGGAGTGAGCGGAGAAGGTAGTGGCGAATGGGTGCGAGCCCAGCCGAGCATGCAATATGGGGTGGAGTGTGCCGAGGGTCTCGTTGGGCTTCCTGTGGATCAGTATAGCATGCTTTATAAAGTAGCTCTGCCCGCTGGCACCTACTCACCCACCAATCTGCACCCCGTTCTCAGCCACATTTCTCCTGCCTACACCGTTCCCTCCCCGGTGTTACAGCACACGAGCATTCCCTATCCTCCGCTCTGCTACACCCACATCCCTCACTCCTCCTTGCAGGAGTTTCCCTTGTATGGCTACGCCATGCCTCCGGGATTCATTCCCAGTCCTTTGATGCCACCTCAGTCTGCTATTTCCCAGCCACACTCCGTTTCCCACCTGGTTCCGTATCCATCAGTCATTCAGGAAGGAGTTGGCTCTTCGCAGCAGCAGGTTTCGACCCATGCATACACCAAAATGGGAGTTCCTCTTGTGCAAACGGCGACACAAGCGCAGCTCGGGACTGTAGGGATGCTGCCTGCCGGGGAGCTCAGCCCGAGAGCGCTGTACTATAACCCCACCATTAGGGGTGTCCAGCCACAAAGAGACCTGCACAGCAGCTCCATGGAGCAGGAGAGGGAGGTGAACGGAGGAGACCGAGAGCACGGAGGCAGGGAAAGCCATCAAGATATAGTTTATTTGGCCAGAACCGCACAACTGCGGCAGGCCACTGCGCCCGAGCCACAGCAAGACAAGAGCTTGAAAAGCCGCATGCCGGAGGGCAGAATGTCGCCAGGACAGAGGAGCACACCGGACACTGATCTCGAG GTCCAGCAGGTGGTCGGACGACTTGCCTCTCCTATCCACGGCATGAGTCGCAAGGATGTCCCTCTGAACCTGTCTCAGAGCTCTCAGAGGGGTCGAGAGACTCAGGGCGAAGTCAGAACACCTTATGCATCAAATCCAGCTGAATCCAGAGCACATCAGCAGCAGATTGTTCAACAAGGCCATGCCGTTATCTTGGCCAATGGGCAGCCTGTTCTTGTGCCTCTGGACTACCATCACCACCAACAGCAACAGCAGCAACATTTCCAATCCAATGATGTGGCCTCAGCAGCAATCGCTGCTTCTCCCGCTGCATATACTAAAGCCATGGATGCAGGAGCATGTCTCCCGGAGCGGCCAGTGGTGGATCTGCCTCCCCAACAGGGGCAACAGCCCTCCCTGCAGCCTCCTGGTACTTTCTCACAGGCTCCTCTGCTGGCACCCTCTGGCCCGTCGCACTTCATGAAGGGCGCCATCATCCAGTTGGCTACCGGAGAGCTCAAGCGCGTAGAAGATCTGCAGACTCAGGACTTTGTGCGGAGTGCAGAAGCGAGCGGCGGGCTGAAGATCGACTCAAGCATGGTCGTGGACATCCACGCTAGTCAACAGCGGCCCGGTCTAGTGGCGCTGCATTTCAACGTGGGGGAGCAGCAGAGCAAAGTGACTATAGATGTTCCCCCCGAACACCCGTTTTTCGTTTTTGGCCAGGGCTGGTCATCTTGTAGCCCAGAGCAGACTGCCCAACTTTACGGTCTCACCTGCCACCATCTGCAAGTGGGTGACGTCTGCGTGTCTGTGACGATGCATCAGCAAGCCGCACCGCAACAGAAACCGCCTCATCAAGTGCAGGCCCGGACTCCAACCAAAGTCAACTCCACGTCAGGAGCCCCACCTCAGCCCATGGGCCCCCCTGCACCCCAGCACCCTCCTCGGCCACAAAGCCAATTAAAAATGGAGCGTATCCACCGAGAGAGGGACCGGGAcaaggaggagcccatgcaggtcGGGGGTTCGAGACATGTCGACATGCTCCCAAAACCAAACAGGACTTCAGCAGAGCACAATCGGAGCCAGAGCAACTACTATTTGCACACTGAGGGTCATGCTCCACCAGGAACCGGAGCGGGAGCCTCCTCCGTAGGAGCGTCCCAGAGGCGCTGGTCTGCCCCTGGCTTCCAAAGATACAGCTTCAAGAACGAGGATGGAGGGAGTTTACCATCAGCTGCCACCTCTGGCTCCTCTCGGCTGTCGTTTATCCCTCAGGAGGTCAAGCTTTCCATCGAGGGGCGGTCAAATGCCGGGAAGTAG